One genomic region from Acidobacteriota bacterium encodes:
- a CDS encoding pentapeptide repeat-containing protein — LVEAEPLAERLDGFDFGGRSLLNRTSEQGFRFAHYSIQEFLLAQALVSDGSRALEGQLRATDQLVAFLISWLNEKPAQRFAQVPWSRIDFGDIEIDLVSLLPEDLVGANLRGVPLYGADLRGRDLQWVDLRGADLRFADLRDADLSFGRFARATLTGARLDGATLEGAGFLGCVGLEVWLPPTVGAPAPSALRDVSQRVGQVAVQIAWHPNGRALAACMDNGQVAIWDSRTGHVLQRLQAPEAMCCLAWRPDGARLATGSDQGTLRIWRTGSGDLRLAKRSHRDRIHAVGWSPHGVQIATSSEDSRVCIRDAGTGKLRHFLEGHTDPVYAVAWSRDGKRLVSGSEDSTVRIWNPLTNELLATWRIHREAMRAVAVSPTDDRFAVAFDDGTVRIFSSSDSSIQTLKGHTTWVGALAWSPTSARLASGDDRGSVKLWELSSGESTIGFRASELGIRSLAWDNTGRRLAAASYASAIKIWGPRSFATPLQVLEPGEGELQADGWALYEPEDLGED, encoded by the coding sequence GCTGGTCGAGGCCGAGCCTTTGGCCGAGCGCCTCGACGGTTTCGATTTCGGCGGTCGATCGCTGCTCAACCGAACGTCGGAGCAAGGGTTCCGCTTCGCCCACTACAGCATCCAAGAGTTCCTTCTTGCCCAAGCGCTCGTCAGCGATGGGAGCCGGGCCCTCGAGGGCCAGCTCAGGGCGACGGATCAGCTGGTGGCGTTCCTGATCTCGTGGCTGAACGAAAAGCCGGCGCAGCGATTCGCCCAGGTGCCCTGGAGCCGGATCGATTTCGGCGATATCGAGATCGATCTCGTCAGCCTGCTGCCCGAGGACCTCGTCGGTGCCAACCTGCGGGGTGTGCCGCTCTATGGCGCCGACCTGCGCGGCCGTGATCTGCAGTGGGTCGATCTACGTGGCGCCGACCTCCGGTTTGCCGACCTGCGCGACGCGGACCTCTCCTTCGGCCGCTTCGCCAGGGCCACCCTCACCGGCGCCAGGCTCGACGGCGCGACCTTGGAGGGGGCCGGCTTTCTGGGCTGCGTCGGCCTGGAAGTGTGGCTGCCGCCAACGGTCGGAGCGCCGGCGCCGAGCGCCCTGCGAGACGTGTCTCAGCGGGTTGGCCAGGTCGCCGTGCAGATCGCCTGGCACCCGAACGGCAGAGCGCTCGCCGCGTGTATGGACAATGGTCAGGTGGCGATATGGGACTCCCGTACCGGCCACGTCTTACAGCGTTTGCAGGCGCCGGAAGCGATGTGCTGTCTTGCCTGGCGACCCGATGGCGCGCGGCTGGCGACGGGCTCAGACCAAGGCACCTTGCGGATCTGGCGAACCGGGAGCGGCGACCTCAGGCTTGCCAAACGCAGCCATCGGGACCGGATCCACGCCGTGGGCTGGAGTCCGCACGGCGTACAGATCGCCACGTCTTCCGAGGATTCGCGGGTCTGTATTCGCGATGCTGGGACGGGCAAGCTGCGGCACTTCTTGGAAGGCCATACGGATCCCGTCTACGCGGTTGCCTGGTCGCGGGACGGCAAGCGTCTCGTTTCGGGCTCCGAAGATAGTACGGTGAGGATCTGGAACCCATTGACCAACGAGCTGCTCGCTACCTGGCGGATTCACCGCGAAGCGATGCGGGCGGTCGCCGTTTCGCCGACGGATGATCGGTTCGCCGTAGCCTTCGATGACGGGACGGTTCGGATTTTCAGCTCGAGCGACAGCTCGATCCAGACTTTGAAGGGCCACACGACCTGGGTCGGGGCACTCGCCTGGTCGCCAACCAGCGCCCGCCTCGCCTCCGGCGACGACCGGGGCTCAGTCAAGCTCTGGGAGCTGTCGTCGGGCGAGAGTACCATCGGATTTCGCGCCAGCGAGCTCGGCATCCGCTCGCTCGCCTGGGACAATACCGGCAGGCGTCTCGCCGCCGCTTCCTACGCCAGCGCGATCAAGATCTGGGGCCCGCGCTCCTTCGCCACGCCCTTGCAGGTCCTCGAGCCCGGAGAAGGTGAGCTCCAGGCGGACGGCTGGGCGCTGTACGAGCCGGAA